The genomic interval GACTTGTAAGCCACAAAACAATAATCTGAAGATGGCACACAACCAGGTCGTAGAagtatttgtatgtgtgtgtatatatatatatatatatatcctcacacacacatatatatatatatatatatatatatatatatatatatatatatatatatatgatatgatatatagatgcttgagaaaggccccatggagtagggctgaaacgttgcatgtggtgaataaatccactttttttactatcaaggtgtgctgtctcgtattttgaaaggatttactatatatatatatatatatatatatatatatatatatatatatatatttaaacacTACATTGTCAAAATATCTCTGGAGGAGTGGAAGCAGCAATGTAATTACTATGTATgtatgccattttttatttttatttttttcacaggaAAACTCAAAATTGAAATCAACAGGTATATTCAAATAGGTTCAGTTTCCATACTCTATATTACCTATTGGTCACAATGAATGGATTGGCAGTTCTGTAATGTTTCTGGTGACATACGGTAGGAAAATTGCTCAGTTTCTCCATTCTAATAATACTTCCAAATGCTACCATGAATCAAACTGTTACTGGATTTGTTATTTTGGGATTTTCAAGCTTGGGATCAATGCGTCATCCTATCTTTGTAATTTTGCTTTTCCTTTATTTTCTAATAATCACTGGAAATCTAATCATAGCTCTTATTATCTGGGTTGACCCACATCTGCATTCACCCATGTATATGTTTGCAGGAATGTTGTCCTTTCTAGATATATGTTACACTGCGGTCATAATTCCACAAATTTTGATTATCTTTTGGATTGGAAGAGTCTATATTGCCTTCAGTGGCTGCCTACTTCAGATGTATTTTTTCCATTCTCTGGGGATAACAGAAAATTATCTTTTGACTGTTATGGCCTATGACCGCTACATCGCCATTTGTAACCCTCTAAGATACTCCACTATCATGACTTCTAGATGCTGCAAATGTCTTGTATTTGCTTGTTGGGTATGTGGCTTCATGAGTCCGGTGACCAAGCTGATTTTAGTATCTTTTCTACCATTTTGTGGAGTTAATGAAATACACCATCTTTTCTGTGACTTGTCTCCTCTTCTACACCTCGCTTGTGCAGACACTTTTCTCAATGTTATTACTGACTTTGTCATCAATTCTTGCATCATTATTTTAACTTCTACATTCATCGCCATGACCTACACAAAAATCCTGATTACAATAATTATGATGAACAGTGCAGAAGGACGTAGGAAGGCATTCTCAACATGTGCAGCTCATATCACTGTTGTGCTGATATTTTTTGGAAGTGTAGCATTCATGTACATAAGACCACAGCGAGTATATGCACCTGTATATGACCAACTGATAACTATTAACTATACAATTTTGACTCCATTATTAAATCCTGCTGTGTATAGTCTAAGAAATAAAGAGATAAAGAAGGCAATCAAAAAATATCTTCAGCGCAGAGGTATTAGTCGTAGAATATAGATTAGTCACTCTTACTCTGGTTGGCTTAATACAAAGAACATTTTGAAGAAC from Rhinoderma darwinii isolate aRhiDar2 chromosome 3, aRhiDar2.hap1, whole genome shotgun sequence carries:
- the LOC142750431 gene encoding olfactory receptor 6N2-like, giving the protein MNQTVTGFVILGFSSLGSMRHPIFVILLFLYFLIITGNLIIALIIWVDPHLHSPMYMFAGMLSFLDICYTAVIIPQILIIFWIGRVYIAFSGCLLQMYFFHSLGITENYLLTVMAYDRYIAICNPLRYSTIMTSRCCKCLVFACWVCGFMSPVTKLILVSFLPFCGVNEIHHLFCDLSPLLHLACADTFLNVITDFVINSCIIILTSTFIAMTYTKILITIIMMNSAEGRRKAFSTCAAHITVVLIFFGSVAFMYIRPQRVYAPVYDQLITINYTILTPLLNPAVYSLRNKEIKKAIKKYLQRRGISRRI